A genomic region of Dunckerocampus dactyliophorus isolate RoL2022-P2 chromosome 8, RoL_Ddac_1.1, whole genome shotgun sequence contains the following coding sequences:
- the LOC129186836 gene encoding pseudouridylate synthase RPUSD4, mitochondrial-like, with protein MNSCRRTLLTGNWSSGLNTFISLVKTRTSCRRCSAAASCLSRGQATVAAKQAPAADNGEKRRLRAIDLARKLQQEKSNAQAAEAPVFGVQKKVLELKKFSLQLQNVHPNVLAKHLSRSVLYQNQHVVLVNKPYDVPVRDSSGETSISSVLPVLSKMMDGMKVRSDSQLLPCLGLEKEVTGVLLLAKSEKAVEHIQELHRNNQVQRKYWIVTVGVPVPSEGMIDIPMIEREVTGSQPHFKMALSPVYRMNEEGSGVTKMRGHRQALPAVTKYRVLDSSAGCSLVELQALTGVKHQMRVHMAFALACPILGDHKYSHWSKLAPQKLPERVLGKLRLEQSKVRHVPLHLHARQLTLPGPDNTTIRVSCPLPKFFKQTLSQLNLTFPNEKDDK; from the exons ATGAACAGCTGTAGAAGAACTTTATTAACGGGTAACTGGAGCTCCGGTTTGAACACCTTCATATCACTCGTAAAAACACGGACAAGTTGTCGCCGGTGTTCGGCGGCGGCATCGTGCCTCAGCCGGGGTCAGGCTACTGTCGCCGCAAAGCAAGCTCCAGCCGCCGACAACGGAGAGAAACGTCGGCTTCGAGCCATAGACCTGGCCCGAAAGCTCCAGCAGGAGAAGTCCAATGCCCAGGCGGCTGAAGCCCCGGTGTTCGGCGTGCAGAAGAAGGTCTTGGAGTTGAAAAAGTTCAGTCTGCAGCTTCAGAATGTTCATCCCAACGTGCTGGCGAAGCACCTCAGCAGAAGCGTGTTGTACCAGAACCAGCACGTGGTCCTTGTCAACAAACCCTACGACGTTCCCGTCAGAG ATTCTAGCGGGGAGACGTCTATCTCCTCTGTGCTTCCCGTCCTGTCCAAAATGATGGACGGGATGAAGGTCAGGTCTGACTCTCAGCTGCTGCCATGTCTGGGACTGGAGAAGGAGGTGACTGGTGTTCTCCTCTTGGCGAAGAGTGAAAAAGCAGTGGAGCACATACAAGAACTCCACAGAAATAATCAAGTGCAGAGAAAATATTG GATCGTCACAGTGGGTGTACCGGTGCCGTCTGAGGGCATGATCGACATTCCCATGATAGAAAGAGAAGTCACTGGTTCCCAACCTCACTTCAAG ATGGCTTTAAGCCCTGTCTACAGAATGAACGAAGAAGGCAGTGGTGTAACTAAAATGCGAGGCCATCGCCAAGCCCTTCCTGCCGTCACAAAGTACCGAGTCCTGGACAGCAGCGCTGGCTGCAGCCTTGTGGAGCTCCAAGCACTTACTG GAGTGAAGCACCAGATGAGGGTCCATATGGCGTTTGCGCTGGCATGCCCCATTTTGGGTGACCACAAGTACTCGCACTGGAGCAAACTGGCACCACAG AAACTGCCGGAACGCGTGCTGGGGAAGCTGCGCCTTGAACAGAGCAAGGTCCGGCACGTCCCACTCCACTTGCACGCTCGACAGCTGACACTGCCGGGACCCGATAACACCACCATCAGGGTGTCATGCCCGCTGCCTAAATTTTTCAAACAAACACTCAGTCAACTGAATTTAACATTTCCTAATGAAAAAGATGACAAATAA
- the LOC129186837 gene encoding WD repeat-containing protein 82-like yields MKLTDSALRSFRVARTYRENSEKVNCLDYSPNGENAISSSDDDRIVLYDIVRGKPIQTLYSKKYGVDLIRYTHGDSQNVIYTSNKLDDTIRYLSLTDNKYIRYFRGHTARVIALSMSPVEDMFISGSLDKTIRIWDLRSENSQGLTDPLGRPICSFDPDGLIFAVGVESQTIKLYDVRAFDKGPFKSFELRLHRNCVWSGLKFSNDGKQILISTNGGMICILNAFSGDMMHTFSGYNNSRGLTLEACFTPDSQFVMIGSEDGRVHVWNTDNGMKVAVLDGKHPGPISAIQFNPRYMTFATACTNMTFWLPILDDT; encoded by the exons ATGAAGCTCACGGACAGCGCGTTAAGGAGCTTCAGGGTTGCAAGGACCTACCGAGAAAATTCCGAGAAAGTCAATTGTTTAGACTACAGTCCAAACGGCGAAAATGCCATCTCAAGCAGCGACGACGACCGCATTGTGTTGTATGACATTGTCCGAGGAAA GCCCATTCAGACCCTGTACAGCAAGAAGTATGGTGTAGACCTGATCCGTTACACACATGGAGATTCCCAGAACGTCATCTACACTTCCAATAAACTGGATG ATACGATCCGCTATCTGTCGCTGACTGACAACAAGTACATCAGATATTTCCGAGGTCACACTGCAAG AGTTATTGCTCTGTCCATGTCACCAGTGGAAGACATGTTCATATCAGGATCCCTGGATAAGACCATACGCATCTGGGATCTGCGCTCTGAGAACTCTCAG gGTCTAACAGACCCCCTGGGCAGACCTATTTGTTCCTTTGACCCAGACGGGCTCATTTTTGCCGTGGGGGTGGAATCGCAGACCATTAAGCTGTATGACGTGCGCGCCTTCGACAAG GGTCCGTTTAAGTCGTTCGAGCTGAGGCTGCATCGGAACTGCGTCTGGAGCGGGCTGAAGTTCAGCAACGACGGCAAGCAGATTCTCATCTCCACCAACGGAGGGATGATTTGCATCCTCAATGCTTTCAGTGGAGATATGATGCACACGTTCTCC GGCTACAACAACAGCAGAGGTTTAACCCTGGAGGCGTGCTTCACCCCGGACTCCCAGTTTGTGATGATAG GCTCCGAGGATGGGAGAGTCCATGTTTGGAATACTGACAACGGGATGAAGGTGGCTGTGCTGGACGGGAAACATCCAGGGCCCATCAGCGCCATCCAGTTTAACCCCAGATACATGACCTTTGCCACCGCCTGCACCAACATG ACATTTTGGCTCCCAATCCTTGACGACACGTAA
- the LOC129186369 gene encoding twinfilin-2-like has translation MSHQTGINATSELKDFLAQARDGAIRIMKIVIKNEELVLESYRQPAQSWDKDYDHFLLPLLTPQQPCYVLYRLDSQNALGYEWIFIAWSPDQSPVRQKMVYAATRATLKKEFGGGHIKDEVFATVEDDVCFQGYLRHMTSCCSPAPLTAAEQELQRIRVTEDKVVWDERRRIGTPRARVPMEFGIDKRVSQGLAFPLQEEAKRALQQLKQKRINYIQLRLDVEKETIELVHTKPTETRDLPYRIPTDSPRYHFFIFQHSHQGRTQEALVFIYSMPGYTCSIKERMLYSSCKNRLLEEVERDYQLEVVKKMEIDSGDSLTEDFLYEEVHPMEHTLKQAFAKPRGPGGKRGNKRLIKGAGENGEEI, from the exons ATGTCACACCAAACTGGAATTAACG CAACATCGGAGCTCAAAGACTTCCTGGCCCAAGCAAGGGACGGTGCCATCAGGATCATGAAGATCGTCATCAAAAATG AGGAGTTGGTGCTGGAGTCGTACAGACAGCCGGCACAGAGCTGGGACAAGGACTACGACCACTTCCTGTTGCCCCTGCTCACGCCACAGCAACCCTGCTACGTCCTCTACCGGCTAGACTCCCAGAATGCACTGGGCTACGAGTGGATCTTCATTGCGTGGTCACCTGACCAGTCACCA GTCAGGCAGAAGATGGTGTACGCCGCCACTCGCGCCACCTTGAAGAAAGAATTCGGAGGAGGTCACATCAAAGACGAGGTGTTCGCCACAGTTGAG GATGACGTGTGCTTCCAGGGATACCTGCGTCACATGACCTCCTGCTGCTCTCCGGCGCCCCTCACAGCAGCTGAACAGGAACTACAACGAATTCGAGTCACAGAG GATAAAGTTGTATGG GATGAGCGTAGACGAATTGGGACTCCTCGTGCAAGA GTTCCAATGGAGTTCGGCATAGACAAAAGGGTCTCTCAGGGTCTGGCGTTTCCATTACAAGAAGAGGCCAAACGTGCACTGCAGCAGCTCAAGCAGAAACGAATCAACTACATCCAACTG aGGTTGGATGTGGAGAAAGAGACCATCGAGCTGGTTCACACTAAACCGACAGAGACGCGTGATCTCCCCTACAGGATCCCCACAGATTCACCCCGATATCACTTCTTCATCTTTCAACATTCTCACCAGGGCCGCACTCAGGAGGCGCTCG TGTTCATCTACTCCATGCCTGGCTACACGTGCAGTATAAAGGAGCGCATGCTGTACTCCAGCTGTAAGAACAGACTCCTGGAGGAGGTGGAGAGAGATTATCAGCTGGAAGTCGTCAAAAAG atGGAGATTGACAGTGGCGACAGCCTGACAGAAGACTTCCTGTACGAGGAGGTCCACCCGATGGAGCACACCTTGAAGCAAGCGTTCGCCAAGCCCCGTGGACCGGGCGGGAAGAGGGGCAACAAACGCCTCATCAAGGGCGCAGGAGAGAACGGAGAGGAAATCTAA